GACTACCTCATCTACCTTTTATACATCCGACGATCGCATCCGCGACGCCGGAATCTTGTTAAGAGAAATCATCTCTTaacaatagtagtagtattatttatgcaTGACCCTTCAAAAGTTTGActtgcacatatttttaagggatgaagggagtagttTGACTTGCATAAGTTTTTGAAAATGGAGGAAAGTGAATggaaaattagtggaatacaTATGAGTGTAATAGTTAGTAGATTGTGAGACCCACTTatctaaaatgagaaaatttaaGCCGACTTTGAATTACCGACAGCCAAAAATGGCAATTGAGACACGTTATTTCGTGAACATAGggtgcatttttttatttgttacatGGATGTGCAATTTATCTAATTATCTAAACACAATAAGGTTGTATTAACATGGTACTtgtgtatttttgtttatgtatGGTTACAATACTACATTATGGCTACTAGTCTACTTTTATGTCTAGAAAAAGAATTATCACGAATGATCATCTATCTATATAAAAGGTACTCCACATAACTTAATTGATTCCTCACCAAGTTTTGTTTCGAAGCATACATTTCTTATATTCATGAAATTGACAGAATTTACATAAACGGCATGAAAGAGCAAAATGAGATAGAAAATCATACCACTTAAGTTATTGGTATCAAGCCACAGATCTTGAATGGTTGTGTTACCAATTTCTCTAGGCAATGATCCACGAAGTCGGTTGGTTCCGATGTTCACTTGCAATAAATTattgagaagaaaaatttcttttggaaTATCCCCtgtataattataaatcatcCACACTTAGATTTAGTTATCCGATCCCTACAGTTTTACTATGAAGTAGTACTACCTTGTTTAGATTAGATAAATGCTCTCTACGCAGGTATTGCTCAGAATACTTTTACAAAAAGATTTAGATTCTATCACTCAAAATTCTACACATTTTgatctaattaataataagTAGTAAGAATCAAGACAAACAAACTGGTGAGATAGATAccgtttaatttattttcgaaAAGCCATAGCTCACGAAGGTCTGTCAGGTTTCCAATTTCCCTTGGTAATGGTCCAATAATTGCGTTGGTTGCTATATTGAGTATCTGCAAATTATTAAGACGACCAATTTCTTTCGGAATATTACCTGCGAAataattccttaaatttttgggcaacacatcaaaataaatattgagacataaaactattaaaatggaaagacataattatataatcaaCTATGGATcaagatgaaaataaattatttactttcttATAACAGTAAATTGACACGAAGTAGAAATGTCATAGAGTTTTCATAGCTCAATACAATTAGCAATATCATCATTAATCCAATACAAGTTCAAAGAAATCATACCACttaaattattgttgttgaGCCATGAACGTTGAAGGAGTGTCATGTTTCCAATCTCTTCTGGCAATGATCCATTGAAATTGTTCATTCCCAAATCCAACTCTACCAGGTTAAAAAGACGGCCAATCTCTTTTGGAATGTAACCtgtgtaaatataaaaatttgaaaatccaaTTTAATTACCATAATTATGctattttgaaataatgtaaattgTAGATATTCGTAAAAAAGAGTTggatttaaaaagataatttcaaTACCATATTACTACCATTCATGCCAAAACAAATGTAGGGTGGTGTGTAAGAGCATGAGATAAAATCTTACCACTTAACTTGTTGTtaccaaaatccaaaaattgaaGCATTGTCAAGTTCGCAATTTCTCTTGGAATATTACCTGAATAAATGCTTCAAATCAATATCCTgtatatgaattttgtgaatgcaatatgaaattatttcttAATAGAACAAAGTactatatgaaattaaataaaaaatattgaatgaaatttcatactatttcatttgttatttgCAACTCGTGTACACATATCATATGGATGTGTATCCactccaattaaaatttactccTTTATGTCCTTAAAGAGTAGTAGTAGTTtccttttcccattttgatCAGTCAACAATTACATAAATCATAACCGGTcatcttcttttctttgttcaaAAACAGCAACTTCTGCAACAGGGGGCGGCGTCTATGTAATCTCTCTGATGGTGCTATGCTGGAtcattctctactaacaatatttcaattatttttacattctATCtactatttactattttaccaatttcgCAATTAAACTATGCTGTCCtataaagtttctatttttgaggGACTAAGAGAGTAAGAATTATAGTGGAGTGTAAAAAGTTAAAAGAGTAATATATTCACAAACGTAAATCACAGAAATTTAAGAATGGAGATGTGATCTTACCACTCAAATAGTTGGCACCAAAGAACAATTGTTGAAGCAATGTCAAGTTCCCAATTTGTGctgaaaataagaaagagaagagaaaatgtAACGAAAGTAATGTCAGTGAATTGTGAGGTTCATGTTATTATTAGTTCGAAACTTTCATTATTTAAACTTTATCTAGTTTTAAAGGATGagccaaaatgaaaaactagcccatttttttttagttcgaaatgaatataatttattggttataataattagaaaagtggagtataactttattttctccataACTTCAGTCATGaaattttcttgatattaAATGGCCAAGGTTTACAAATGGGGCACGGCAGTAGGCACctatacataaaaaatgcaatttgacTTAGACTAAGGACTCagttctttttaaaatataaagaaaactaggactttttttatatagacaTTTTATAAACTCAATTGTATTTCAGTAATTCAAAAGGTTAGTGGGACTAGGGACTTTCTTTTCTACAAAATCTAAAGGAATCTGCAGTAATATGTTTAACTAATTGCTTTAAGGAATCTTCGCACGAGCCGACAGTTGACAGTATAAATGTTAATTACTACATGGATATTTTTGTGTAGGGGAACAGATTATTTGGGCCGGCCTatgtcaaattaaatactccagATATTTTAGGTTATTTCTGGATCCAATCAACCTAAGCCCACTCCACATCAATTCTAGCCCAGGTCCTCACAGGCCCAGCTACAGTTGTGAATTTAGGGTGTGTTTGAATCggaaaatagaaacatttaaATTGCATTTAATAGTCCAATCTAATTGGTTAAATTTTCGGTGTGGCATGCACAATGGGCAAGGGCCTAAGGCTGAAAAAGagtgttttattattatgaaaaattgagttataataatatgtgCTAACACTATATCAACCTTTAATTATGTGGAATTTACTATTATAGCCCTCAGTTAGTATAAATAAAGGCAGATGAtagttttgtaattttctgCTATAGTATgacttcaaataataaattaaaatatatgatataatataccATCAATTCAGAGGAAAATTGAGAAAAGTATTTCTGCAAAATGATcgtgtttttatttaaatgaaatataaaattcaattcaaacaagtattatttgtatttattttgtattatttaaatagtagtacttgtatttatttattttagaacaCGTTGTAGCCATGCAAACATGTGTCTCTCTCCCTTCTCAACACCTCATTTTACACTAAGCAATAAACCGCTTCTAAAATGTAGCTGTAAACTGTGAAGTTCAGtagagagatagagatgtGGAGAGCATGGTTGAAGGGAGGATCGAAACAAGTGGCTAAATTTAGCACAAAAAAGGGAGGTTTCCCTATTCTGCAAGGCCACCCTGCTGCAGAGCAACATGCTGAAGAAGTAGTTGAATCACAACACAATATTCAAAGGAATGTAAAGAATCAGAAGGAGTTCAAGATATATCGATGGAGCCCTAATCATCCCCACCAAAAACCTTTTCTTCAATCCTTCTTTCTCGATTTGTCCACCTGTGGACCTATggtaactttattttaattacagtTTAAGTATAATAGAGGAATTAATTATCATTTGcttcaaaaaattatagaatgaATTGGTTTGGAAGAGCACTTGATTGGCTTTTTAACTTATTTGTGTTTTCTAGTGTATAGAagtgcacatatatatatacattaaagaaaaaattatccatggagaaaattttatgtatgaatatttataagcATGATTGAATCATAATGTGATTTTGAAGCTCTTTTCTGTATGAATTGTCCAAATTCTGGATCATACACAAGATTATTCAGCAAACCATTTAACTGAGGGTTTgattaaatgattttataattggAAAACCTATGAGtacattataaatttgatgtttttattaattttgtgatttactTGAGGCCTAAAgttgtttaaataaatataatttgcatGTGTGTCACATTATGTATGTATGCATTCTCATTATGCTTCACCTCTGAAATGtggattttggttttgttatGTAGGGAAATCTCATTTGTTATGTGACAAGAATGTCAAAAACACATTTTTGGATGAATTAGTATACAATTCCAATCAACAATTCAATGAAGAGGATTTGTATATTGTAGGTTCTTGATGCTCTACAGAAGATAAAATCTGAAGATGATTCGAGTTTGACCTATAGGAGATCCTGTAGAGAAGGTATATGTGGTTCTTGCGCGATGAACATTGATGGGACGAACACGGTGGCCTGCCTTAAGCCGATTGATTCGGACACTAGCACGGCTACCGTAATAACCCCTCTGCCCCACATGTACGTGATCAAGGATTTAGTCGTTGATCTCACCCATTTCTACCACCAATACAAGTAAGATCACCACTTTTCGGATTCATTGTTGCCAAAGTTTGCTTTAGATTTCGATCGATTTCTAGCAATATCCATTCCCTACTCTGTTTTATCCTTTAGGAGTGAGAGTAATTATCCGTTCCTTGCAATCGTAACATAAAATGCAGGTTGATCGAGCCATGGCTGAAGACGAAAAAGCCCCCACCGGGCGGGAAAGAATATAGGCAGAGCACAGCAGAGAGACGGAGGCTTGACGGGCTCTACGAGTGCATACTATGTGCTTGCTGCAGTACCTCGTGCCCGTCCTATTGGTGGAATCCCGAGGAGTTCCTCGGACCTGCAGCACTGCTTCATGCTTATCGCTGGATAAGCGACAGGTTACCTTGTCTATATatcttcaaataaaattactccATCTGGTACCCATTAAATGTCCTATATTTTGACCGctgcgggttttaagaaattgtttaaacTTGTTGgtaaaagtgggtagaaaagttagtggaatgcgggtcctatttttatatatgaagtagttatataataaaatgtgagtgagaatgcgTTGGTAGAATATAGGGttcattacttaaaaaaagtaaaagtgaaatgtgacatttattGGGACTATACAAATAAGGAAATATGAGACATATAATGAGGATTGAAGAGAGTATAAGATAGATTAAATTGGCAAATGAGATAGACAGGTTAATGTTATTGTGCATGATCACTTCTTGTGAATCTGGCAGTCGGGATGATTTTGGTGACGAGCGGCTGCAAGCACTGACGGATAAGGAAGTTCGGCTGTATCGGTGCAGGACTATAAAGAACTGCACAGCTACATGCCCCAAGAGCCTGAATCCGGCAAATGCCATCAACAAGATGAAGGTGAAGCATCGGTTTGCTAGGCCGGCCGAGGAGCCCGACAATAAAGTTCGAGCTTAGGTAGCCGTACCACCTTATCGATGTACTCATGTTACTATATTTGGCTTTTTAAATGGCCAAGCTATGGTGTTTTTTGTTGGCATTGACATTACTCTCTTAACCTTACTAAATAATGAAGCCATgtgttttatgtttttcttttaaaggaaagtagatataaatttaattttagttgctTGGAATTCCTCCGATGCAATGTTAATTCTGCAGATCGGGAGACTACACGTGGTAATTCTTCTTGCATATTGGTGGACAATCATGGCGTTTCTGGTCGACCCTTAAGACAGTGCCCGGTCGACCCTTAAGACAGTGCCCCCGGGCGTTTCTGGTTGACCCTTAAGGCAGTGCCCCCGATCAAACGAATTAATTTACCTCATGTTCTTAAGGTTTTAATATATTCccaatttttgtgttttaccTCATCTTTATGCTTTACACTACTAATATTGgaaaatattaatgttttaGAGTGATACtactaaattgaaattttgcatatatttCGAAAggaattttagtttgtccagTATCTAACAAGTActaccaaattaaattttataaatagcTAAAAAAGACTTATATCTTTCACAGAAGTAGGTACTCACCATTGAAAAAAGGAGATTGTTGAAAGTGATGGCTGCCGACATAAAATGGATATCCAACGAATCAGATCTACATCTATTATACACCTGTAATATTGTTAAAAACTTCAACAATTGTTATCAATCCATATCATCATCCAAAAGTTGAAACTTATTATTTACCCGCAAAAGAATCCAAATTTTAGGAGAAATTAATCAAGAGTCTAAcaataaataaggaaaaaaaaacaattactatAATCTAATATTCAActtaaatgtaaaaatattaactcACAAATGTTGCAACTTCAATCAAACATGTCCGAAATAATACAATAGCATTATTTACCAAGCCCGGGACTTCATGTCCCATTCCTCCCACATTTATTccaactaaaattttaatatacaatccACGCAAGCTTATACTGGGCCTCGGCCCGGACCCAAAAAAGCCCGTGACAACTCACACGACCGACACCTTGGGCAAATCCATGGCGCGCTTCATAAGCCCGGCCCGGCCCGAAGAGCCCGAACAGAGGTTTCGATACGCGTAGAGCTGGCGAGGCGCGGCGTCGGTGGCGAGCCACTGCTCGACCTCGAAGTACTTCTTGGAGCATTCCTCGTGGACGCCGGTGGAGGAGGCCTCGACGTAGTTGCAGTACCAGCCGTGGCCCGAACCGGTGCCGTCGGAGGTGAGGTTGAGGGCGCAGATGGGGCCCGGGATGCAGGGCCCGCGGCCGCTGAAGATGTCGAGGTTGCCCCGCTCGAAGTAGTCGTATCCCGGGCCCATGAGGCCGCCCCAGGCCTCGATGTCGTTGATGCGGATGCCGTAGCCGTCGGCGTCGTAGAAGGTGGCGCCGATCTTGGAATCGGTGCCGCCTTTGATGATCGTGCTCGTTCTCACGTAGATGGAATACACGCAATCATCTTCGTCCTGTGAAATTTGATTCGATTAACTGAATGAATTGAGTTGTGAAATCGAATGAAGTACTTACAGATGTGGAGATGGTGATGATGGAGAAGAGGATGAGGAGCTTCAACAAGGATTGCTTGACTGCCATGGCTTCCTTCTTGAGATGATTCATATTTCTATCTTTGGACTATAGTGAAATGCCActagtgtgtgtatatatattatcataaaataagaaatcaaataaatataatttaagacATGTATGTAATTATATGATTGTTGGGTTATTTGCGGgtaaaatcacattttttttttcaaattctgATTCATCTCACATTTTCAAAGTTTAAAACATGAGCACATGTCTCatgatgatttttttaggCATATGCGTGTAATATTTTGGTGatgtgagtgaaaaatgaTGCAGGCAGGCATGATTGTAAAAGTGTCGAAAGGGGCAAAAATGTTAGAAAACAGCGTGAAAATGCCTCAAATGTTACAAAGTTTTTCATCAGATACTTCTGGTGCTATTCCTTGTGTCCGGCATTAGGAGGAGTTCTGGTGAGtttggcatgagttttaaaaaatataaatgaaaatgggtggaaaaaagAATCTAGGAGGAGTTTTGTGTGCACATTTTGTAGTAAAATTTGAGTGGAACCTTAGAcatacttatcatttatagtaaatgtGAACCATACCTCCTAATAGGGGATGAATCAAAATGGCAAACCAAGACTCCTAATAATAGAtggaatattaatatttacaaTGTACCAAAAATATGCAAACACCATTCACTagattcctttttttttttttaagtcaCTCAAgataaaatgaacaaatttctctttaatttcCACTACTTGTTCATTTCTCTTTAATCCACATAATGCCCTACATGTTTTTTGCTtgaccaccaccaccaccttcGTCTGAAAATTTTCGACTATGAACTCTGCTtaactttttccaaattttttttatcgtatttGGTAATTTGttattcaaaaatcaaaattacttaagaaacaaaaaatgactcatttttttagtaattattgtTTCTACATAGATGCAATCATCATACTAGTTTGATTGCCTGGATGATTCATTTAAAGATGGACCACACACATTAAAGTCTATAGCGAAACCAATTAATatgcatttataattttaataattaaaaaatgccATATTTGAAGTTTAAACCACATACATTGCGATATATTTTTCCGCCACCCATATTTTTCTAGTTATGTATGATTAACTAAGAGAATATGTAACACAATCCACCAACTTGTAAACGAAAATATAGTGTTTGAGTTATGgattcataaatcataatagaTGCTAGATTTAGTGGGATCAAAGACTTAGTGAAATTAAATCCAGAAACAAACTACGAAAATTacttaatttagaaaattgaaTGCTAACTAGCCTATATTACTTTATGGTAGTACATTGTTTATTCCATATACTTGACTAAGTTTTATTACAACGGAAGATACTGGAATATGCGTGTCCGAGAATAATATCGATTATAAAAGGACAAAATGTATTATATTtggacattttttattattaaatagagagaaaatcgTACCCACTTGTTTAACTGATCAATCTTTAATTggaaataacataattaaaaaagcgATGGACGAGGCCTCCAAAGATGGCGTGGCATCATGTGacatactagtattattaatatatgaagAATGGTGGATACACCTAATTCCATTTACTTTCCAACACTTGTTATTGGCATCATGTTTCGTCaaccaatttatttacaataataCTATTGCATTATTAATTCTTCTAACTCAGAGAAAGAGATAGTAGCTCCTATTTACCTGTTAATGTAAAGAGGCATATTAAGActatccaaaaaaattaagtcGTGCAATTATACCATAATTGTGGGTCTACTTTTCAAATCTGATCGCAAATTCTTATTATATCATGCCTTAATTATATATGGCCctattatttatctttttcgaataaaattttaaatattaacataAAGATTACACAATAAATGagataaaattacataatcaaaattacGATCCGATCCAATCATATACTAATCCTAATTCGTGTATAAGTTGTTGAACAAAGTTTTCGTACATTTCCTGTTGGGTTGCAGTCATTCTTGGAACGACGCTTTTTGGTACATATAACCATAGGTGTGTTGTGTGCATTCATCAAACTAATGTTTTGGCCGCATCGAACCCCGACTGATCGTCATCGCCGTTTCCTTCGTATTATGTTTGTTGCTTTATGATCCATAGGACGAGACTCAATTGGTGTCGGATCTTACGTGTACTATACGAAATCGGGGTAGCTTCCCGTCCCGTCCACAGTAGTAAGATGCCGAGTGGACTGGAATTTGACCCGTGAAATGGATCTTTATTTTGCTGATTTGATTTCTAAATTTGCATCAAGTTCTTCCCACAAAAATCCAATCCATGCACTAGTCACATTAaccaaaatttgtaaaaaattgTCCAGAtgtattttatctatttttttcgtAAATGTCGGTATTGTTCTAAAATATCAAGTGAGTATataattggaattggaattggaattggaattggactATTTTGATGATACAAGTGATACaaattgcaaaagaaaaatgtaactTTCCAAGTATGATATAGGCCCATTTCATTTTCGCATTCTCAAATACTCTGATTTGGGTTAAGAAATGAAGATAGTCCATTCCACTTGACCATCAGGCCCAAGTATACACCCAAATGGCCAAATATAAATGGATctcaatttcttgaattttattgTAGATACATAAATCCACTTACatattgatattcttataCACGATATCATGCACTATGATTGAAATAAGttgaagtttgaaaattttgacagAAATATGTTCTCTTAAACATCAATTTCTGGAGCagatgtatattttattttaattaatgtaactcttaactaaatttaatgtAGCATTCTGAGAGAAGTAATCTCACTTGGAGACGCTTCTTGTTTAAATATATACGTACACacactttaattaaaaagtaataatCTTGAATCGTCATTGCTTGCGATAGCTTTCCCTACTttacattatcatttttttcaatatcaaAACTAGTCTTCTTTCACGAGAATGCTTTGCAAcaaccataaaaataaatattgcttcgaacaaaaaaaaatgtaaatgttGCATTCATTAACTAAGTGCcacatttcatatttactagtactattatttttcgataaataatacatatattccactaatcCATTTCAAATAGTtctattttttgcaaaattaatagtagCTAGAACTTATGTCCGctactttttccatttttttatatttcctaaaatagttcataacaattataagtaatcAAATATTACTTACAAGTTATATCATATCATTAATATTACGAACGTAATTCCGTAATCATTATTCCCCATATTTGACAGTTGACTATTGAGTCCATCTTTTTAAGCAAAAATAAGATGAAATGTGCAAATTATAATATGCAAAGGCTACATATCACAATTGGAATTAATGCATGTGCacaatcaataataattttctcGAATCATCatagatttaaatttggagGATGTTGACCAATGCCCTTATACCACAACCATATACACATCCATTAATCTGTTCCCCATAACAATGGCAATCTGCCTCATCCATGTGACACCCATTAATCTAATACACATGCATGCACACACACtctaatattatatatgctgcatatatattatatggcTCGACCCTCAAGGCCGGGACCAATTCCCAAGAGAGAAACATATGTGAGTAAATTAAAGTGACTATGCATGTCTCACTTGCATGATGACACGTATATATGATGCAggaccatcatcatcatcatcacatCCATTCTCTGACATCCTAATTTGGCATATGCATCATCTTCATTGGCTTGTTTGGCTGCTTATTATGTGAGAGATGGAGTCCATTCATTGCATCCATATTCCACATACTTCATCCATCACTAGCTTACTAGATAAcccatccaaatccaacaTAACATGCCTTCTTCTTACTTGTCATTGCACCATGCTTAGTTAGATTGGCCCCTTCCTAAACAATAGATGCCAATGTTGGAGTATAGAGTCTAATGTTATGCTTCCTTACTAGGATATATGTTTATTAATGTGACTAGGGTTAGACTATCTATGTTGCTTATAAAAAGAGACTTTTATCATAATAGAAATGCTTCAAGTCTCATATATAGAGAATAAATTCGAAGTAAACTAAACTCTTAGCTAGGAATGATTAGTACAACCTAGCCAAAAAGCAAAACATGGCAAGTTGAAAACTCAAGGAAAGAGCCCCAACGAACACCTATTGACGAACGATTCagacaacaacaacaatgcAAAGAAACAACTCACTCACTAATATGGCTGCCAAATACGAAATCCATTCCCTAATTCATCCGAAAAACCAACATGACCTCAAAAACGTCCCTACGTACGTCAAGCAATGGGTTACATTACAATGTTTTTTTTCTAGTCATCTTCTTAGATCGATCATTTAGATTTTTGAGAGCTTGTTTTGGAGAGAACAAAAATTTATGACACCAACCCCGAGTCCACAAGCCAAGCTGCCAAAAAagcttcatttatttaaatccaATTTTGATTCAAACCTTGTAAGACCatcttattttgtatattCCAAATGGACCATTTAACGACGTAGAACAATGACATCCAAATCTTCATGTCAAATCTTGTGAATGGCGGTGCCCCCTTTCTAGGAGAGGAGACTTGCCTATAGATATACACTGTATCGACTAGGTAAACAATTAATGCGTTCATCTCGTTTATGCGTGAGATTACTTGGACAATTATTTCATAACAACAAAAACTACATATGTGAATGATTGATGGGGCACACACATAGTGTTGGTGGGAAGAAGCTAGAGGGATATAATTGCGACACCATGCATCAACTTTTATTACTAAATATAGAAGTTAGTTAGATTGGATCACAAAAGCATACATGCTATAAATTTAGTCTTCCTCAAAAGAGTAGATGtgtatattattagtagtggAAGTGTTGAGAAAGTAATTAATGAAGATAGTCTTTTTTCCATGTTTGCCAATAATTGAAGCAAGGATGTAACAAAgttaaaataagagtgaagAAGTGGACTCCATCTTTCCACGTTCAAAAGGCTTAGGTTTTGTCAGATATACATATTGGAGGCATGTTATGGTCCATTTCAAGAATCTATGCTATATGTATGTCttcttttaattctttttccctccttatacatttttattatatgtcGTATTTTTGTGTCTCTATCTCCTACCATTACATTTATACATTAccaactttattttgaataatattataatgaattataatgaaatattgCACTATTTCAAGTCAAAATCAGATTCTATAATGTTCATGTGCGTGTGTTTTagtataactttatttttgaCTCCCAATATCATCCCCACACCCACACTTCCACAATAAATCAAATTCGGTGAgacttatttttcttggatctttattttttcaaaagaagaaattggaaAGAGACAACCTCAAAGTTGAGTGGGTTTCAACTCCTTATTCGACCATTTGTTTGTCCAAGATTCTTTACAAATAGATATGTGGG
The genomic region above belongs to Salvia hispanica cultivar TCC Black 2014 chromosome 3, UniMelb_Shisp_WGS_1.0, whole genome shotgun sequence and contains:
- the LOC125214232 gene encoding succinate dehydrogenase [ubiquinone] iron-sulfur subunit 3, mitochondrial yields the protein MWRAWLKGGSKQVAKFSTKKGGFPILQGHPAAEQHAEEVVESQHNIQRNVKNQKEFKIYRWSPNHPHQKPFLQSFFLDLSTCGPMVLDALQKIKSEDDSSLTYRRSCREGICGSCAMNIDGTNTVACLKPIDSDTSTATVITPLPHMYVIKDLVVDLTHFYHQYKLIEPWLKTKKPPPGGKEYRQSTAERRRLDGLYECILCACCSTSCPSYWWNPEEFLGPAALLHAYRWISDSRDDFGDERLQALTDKEVRLYRCRTIKNCTATCPKSLNPANAINKMKVKHRFARPAEEPDNKVRA
- the LOC125214233 gene encoding PLAT domain-containing protein 3-like is translated as MNHLKKEAMAVKQSLLKLLILFSIITISTSDEDDCVYSIYVRTSTIIKGGTDSKIGATFYDADGYGIRINDIEAWGGLMGPGYDYFERGNLDIFSGRGPCIPGPICALNLTSDGTGSGHGWYCNYVEASSTGVHEECSKKYFEVEQWLATDAAPRQLYAYRNLCSGSSGRAGLMKRAMDLPKVSVV